In Actinoplanes lobatus, the DNA window CCACGTCCTCGGTCGGATCGTCCGGCTCCAGGTGCGGGCTCTCGCCCTCCGTGTCGTACACCAGGACGGCTCTCGGCGTCTGGTTGTAGAGCGACATCCGGGTGCGGTACTCCAACGCCATCGCGTCCCGGGCCTCGGACAGGATGCCCCGGTCCGCCGCCGCGCACGAGGAGAGCAGCTCCAGCTTCGTACCGGCCTTCTGCGGGCCCATCCGCTCGGTGTCGTCGGGGTGGCCGATGATCCGGACCGGCATGTCGAACTCTTCGCCGAACCGGATCAACCTCCGGCCAGCGGTTTCGCCGTCGTTGCCGACGATCGCCGCGTCGATGCCGGCCGCCAGCGTGGCGCTGGTGCCGAGCATGATGTGCCCGACGGAGCCCCCGTCGAGGTTGCCGGCTGGGGCGATCCGCAGCTGCGTCGAGCGGCCAACCGTGCGGCTCGTGAACGTCCCGTCAATACCCTGCTCGGACACCGTCAGGTCGTCGGCGATGACCCGGGTGAACATCTGCCAGTAGACGTCGGACCCGACCTGGGTGAGCTGCCAACCAATCATCTGGCGGCTGCCGAAAACGTCGAAGCTGATGTAGCCGGTGGCGGCAATCTCGGTGTCGGTGGAGTCCAGGCCGCGGATCCGCAGCCCGCCGAGGTTGGACACCTCGAGCACCCAGCGGACGGCGGAGCTGCCCGCGGCGCGGACCTCGCAGAGCACCGCGTCGGCCGTCCAGCCGGACACCGGGGCGTCGGCGACCATCCGGACGGCGATCACACCGGTGCCGGTGTGCGTGATCGGGACACCGGTCAGGGTGACGCCGGTGGCCAGTTCGAGCAGCGGGGCAGAGCCGGGGATGCGGTCGGAGGCGGCCAGGCTCGGGCTGCCCGTGATCGTCATGGTGGTGCCGCCGGTGAGACCGGACGCCAGCGACGTGGACTCTGAGCCGTCCTCGCAGGGCCAGTAGCCGACCATCAGCGGCAGGTTGACGGCCCCGGTGGCCTCGCGGAACAGCGGCGAGCGCACCGGTTCGCTCGGCAGTTTGAGACGGCGCAGCCAGCCGCCGATCTCGACGGACGCCCAGCGCTTGCGCCCGCTGGTGGTCCAACGGGTAGGCCAGTCCGCGATCTCACCAGAGGCACGACAGTCGAAGTCGCGGATCTCGGCGTCGCCGACGAGACTCCAGGTGCGGCCCGCCGAGTCTGCAAACGAGGTGGCTCCGACGCTCTGGGCGGTGAAGTCGGGGTTGGCCACCACCGTTCCGCCGATGCCGGACCGGACCTGGAGGGCGTGCAGCCGGCCGACGACCGGATCGATTGGCAGCGCCAGCGAGGTACCCGACACGAGCGTGGCCGTGGACGCGAAGATACTGGTGGTGCCCGCGGTGACGACCGGGTCACCGAGCTGTGTCCATGAACCGCTGATCGTGTCGGACGTGTAGAAAACAACGGTGTGGCCGGCGGCCCCGTTGTTGACATCCAGGGTGGCGCGGAGAGCGATCCGGCCGTCCCCGGCGGGCACGATGGCCTCGGTGGAGCTGACCTCGATCACGGCGGCGAACGTGCCGTCTGAGCTCCACCGCAGCCACATGATCATGTTGTCGTCGACCCACCACGACCACGACCTTTGGTTGCCGGTCGTGAGGTACTTCTCGGCCAGCGGCAGGCCGAGTTCACGCTGCCAGTGCAGCGGCTGCACGTCGGCGCGCACGTCCAGGTCCCCGGTGATGTCCAGGCTGGCGTGGTCCGGTGTGGAGACATAGGCGTCGTCGTCGGGCAGCCACAGGTGGGTGTCGTCGGGCACGATCCCGCGCGCCGGGACCGCCCGGCCCAGGTGCCCGAAGTACGGGCCCCGCGGGTTCCGCGCCGACAGCGAGCCGTCGTCGTTACGCAGCTTGAGGCTGCACAGGAGCGGGTCGGCAACCGCCGCGTCCTTCTGGCGGCCACCGGTGATCCGGGCCGGCTCATCGGTGTGCGCCGACACCGTCGTCCAGGTGCCGTCGATGTAGATCTGGGCTGCGAACGGGGCGTCCACCGGCACCTCCTGCTATTGGCCGAGGACGACCTGGACGTTGCCCCCGCGAGGCTTGATCGCGCCGCGCAGGATCTCGATGAGGAAGTCATCGACCGCGGAACCGCTGCTGCGTAGCTCCAGGACGGTGCGGCCGAGCATCTGCTGGAGCCGGCTGAGTGGGATGACCGCCTCGTCCTGGCCGCCCTCGCCGATGACGGCGAGGCGTCCGCCGGGTGTGGCCGGCACGATGCCGCCCTGAGCCAGGCGCGGGATGTTCGGGGTATCCAGGCGCATCGGTGGCCAGGACATGCCCATGAAGCTGCCGCCGGGGATCCCGAAGCTGAGGCCGTTCCAGCCGTCGATCACGTAGTTGATCGCCGACTTGAACGCCGTCTTGATGCCGTTCCACATGCCGGACGCCTTCTTGGAGATCTTGCCCGGCAGCTTCTCGAACCAGGTCATCATGGCGTCCCACTTGCCCACGACCCAGTCCTTGGCCGCGCCCGCCGCGTCCTTCACCTTCTGCCACCACTTCGGCGCGTTCTTCCCGACCCAGGAGATGGCGTCGCCGACTGCCCCGATCACGTTCTTGATCGCTTCGATCTTCTCGGCGGCCAGATCCACGGCGACACCCACCACCGTCATCACCGGCCCGACGATCGGACCGATCTTCTCCATCAGCTCGATGAACTTGCTGGTGTAGTCCGTCAGCTTCGTCCAGAAATCCTGGATCTTCTTCTGGTTCTCCGGATCCGCCAACCAGGCACGGACCTTCTCCAACGCGCCCTGGAAGCTATCGAGGGGATTCTTCTCCTCGGCGCTGCCCCAGATGATGCCGAAAAGCTCGCCGACGATCCCGACCACGGTCTTACCGATGGACATCACCTGGCGGAAGAACCCAGCTGCGGTCTTGAAGAACGACTCCAACTTGCCGCTGTCGTCGGCCTCCTGGATCCACGTCGAGAAGTCCTTGATCAGCCCGCTGAACTCGTCACCCAGGGCATCGATGAACGGAGCAGCAGCCGCACTCAGACGTCCCCATGCATCCACGAACGGGCCGGACAGCGCCCCTCCGACCTTTCCGACCAGCCGCTCGAAGGCGGCCATCCCGGTGTTCATGTTCTCGATGAACTTGGGCTTGGATGCCGACTCGGCCGCAGTGTGGAAGATCCCGTTGACCGTAGTGGCCATGCTGCCGAGCCGCTCCTTGAGCGTGCCCTTCCACGCGTCCGCAAGCTTCGTGATCTGCGGCCCGACCCCGGCGAACAACTTCTCCTGCACGTGAAGCCGCAGTTCCTCGAACGCTGGCTTCAGTTTCTTGATCGCCCGGACAGCAGCCTCAGCGGCCGGCGCCAGTTTCGTGATCGCCTGGCCGGCACCGCCACCTCCGCCACCACCGCCGGACTTCCGGGCCTGCGCCAGGGCGTGCTCAGCATCGGCGACGCCCTCAACCGCGGCCCGCTCCCGCTTGCGGGCGGCCGCCACCTCGTCGGTAGCGGCCCGGTGGCGCTCCTGGGCGGCCTTGACCTCGTCCGACCCCTTGACGCCCTTCTTGGCCGCCTCGGCCTGCTCCTGGCCGAGATCCTCGACCCGGTCTGCTGCCTCCTTCGCCGAGTGCTTGGCCTCCCGTAGCGCCAGATCGGCCTCGACGATCGCCTTCGGATCGCCCTTGCCCAACGCCTTGTTGTACTCGGCCTGGGCCTCGGTGACGCGCATGGCTGCCCGTTCCTGGGACAGCTGAGCGCCCTCCAGATCGGAGGCCAGGTCGCGGAGGTTTTCGGCCGCGCGTTCCTCAGCCCGCCGAAGATCGTCCTGGGTTTCCTTGGCTCGCTGACGGGCGCGGGTCAGGTTCTCCTGGCTGGCCAGCACCTCTTCGTTGGCGTCGCGCACCCGGCGTTCGGCCTGGGCGATCTGGTAGGCAGTGTCGACCATCGCGCCACCAGATCCGCCGCTGCCGCCGGTCTTCTTGAACGCGTCGTCGAGCCCCATGAAGCCCAGCCCCAGCACGCCGGTGAGCGCGCCGAGCCCGCCGATGATCCCGGGCAACGAGCCGAGCATCCCACCGAAAACTCCGATCGCCGGCGCCGCAAACAGGGCCGCGGCGCCGACCCCCGCGATCATCGGAGCGATCGTGCCGAGCGGGCCCGCCACCTGTGACAGACCCGACTGGACGTCTTGCAGCGAGCCCACCGCGACCCTGGCGCCAGCGCCGATGCCCTGACTCAGGGCGTCGCCGAACTCGGTACCAGCGGACACGAACCGGCCGCGTCCGTCCCGCAACCTGCCGTCAGCGCCGCGGGTGAACTCTTCGCCACCGCGGCGGCCGGCATCGCCCCACCGGCGAGCGATGCCGGCCGCCGCGGTGGCCGCGTCGCCCTCCATCGCCTGGCCGGTCTGCCGCGCCTTGCGCCGCCCGTCGTCGAGGCCTTTCTCCAGTTGCCGATTGTCGGTGCGGAGGATGGCGACCAGTTCGCCCAGCTTGAGTGCCATCCCGGCCTCCTACTCGTCGTCGACGGGCTCGTGCTCCTCGGCAGGCGACCGGAGGGCGCGGGCGATCCGGGTCTTGGGTTCGCTGAGCAGCTGCACGATCCGGGTTTGCAGCCACCGCCAGGACCGGGCACGCATCAGCGCCCGGTCCTCGACGTCCACGCCGTACTCGCTGTGGAGGTCGGCCTCGATCAGCGCCCAGTGGGAGAGCAGCTGCTCCCAGGTGATTACCGGCCCCGACGGCTCTTGCGCCTCGGGCGGGATGTCGTACCACTCGTAGAGGCCGGTGGCTTCGTCTCGCCGTCCGCGGCCGTACTGGTCCCGCCAGCCCGCTCCAGTGCCCGTTTCTCCGCCCGGTTGTTCCCCGGGCGCAGGACATTTGGGTCGCCACCGGCCAGCCAGTAGGTCTCGGCCTCGGTCTCGCCGACGCTGATCCAGATGAAGGCGGTCGCCGAGCAGAACTCGATGTAGGCGTCCGGGACGCCGTCCCGGACCATCTCGTCGTAGGCGGTACCGAGGACCCGCTGAGCCAAGGTCATCTTGCCCGGCAGTTCGGGCAGGTCCGCCTCGTCGACGTCCTCCCGGCTTCGGGCGGTCGCGATGGTGCGGCACCACAGGCCGAGCTCGGCCGACGCCAGCGGGATCGTGTACTCCCGCTGGACCTTGTCGCGGTCGGGGGCCGTGAGCACCAGCCCTGGCGAGAAGAACTCGTTGAGGGCGCCGAGCTTGGTCGCCACGTCAGCTGATCACCAGGTCGTCGGCGGTCGTGTTCGGGCTGGCACCAGCCGGTGTGGTGACGACCGCGTCCCGGGTGCCAGCCGTGAGTGCGGGCTTCGTCGCCACGATCAGCCCGTCGTTGACGACCACGAAGTTGGTCGCGGCCACGCCACCGAACGTCACGGCCGTCGCACCGGTGAGCTGGTATCCGAAGATCTGGATCAGGCCACCAGCGGCGGTACCGGCCGTAGCCGGCGACAGGCTGGTGATCGCCGGGAGCGCAGAGCCTGCCGGGTTGGTGATGTCGCTCAAGCCGCCCTGGCCCTTGAGGACGATGTCGATGACCCGGCGTCCCTTACCGCCCGACTGCTTCCATTCCTTTACATACACCCGGCCCTCGCTGGAGTGGCCGTCGTCCAGGCCGTCGCGGTTGTAGATGCGCGCCCCGAACTCGCAGGCCTGCGCCGATGCGGCACGCAGCGCCTTGAATTTGGCCCGCAGGAAGGCGTGCTGGGTGTCGATGGCCGAGCCGGTCAGGGTGGTCGAGTAGGCCAGCTTGACCTCCAACTGCCAGCCGTACCCGGTCACCGCATCCCGTTCGGCGCCGTCGTCCTCGTACGCCTCGTCGTCCTCGGTCCTGACGGTTTCGGCGAGCTTGAGCTCCTCGATGCCCATCAACTGGAAGTAGGAGGACGTGGGGTAGGTGGCGGTGTCGATGTCGAGTCGGTGTGTGCGGGACAGGTCGGTGACGCGGGTGGTGGGTGTGGTCGACATGCGAGCCTCCTAGTCGGTGTTGTTCGCCGTGGGCCGCATGGCATCCACGAAAAAGTTCTCGCTTCGTTCCCAGCGACGTGAGCCGTCCTGACCGAGCGACGTGTACGAGGTGCGGCTGACACTGACGACCGGGATATCGCCCCAGACCAGACCGGACGCGCCGTCGAGCGCGTCGAAGACGGCGTCGGCCAGGTCATCGCAGTCCCGCGGGTCCGGGCCCGCGCGGAGGCGGATCTGTACGCCGGTGCGGTGGTCCGCCAGCCCAGGCAGGTTGGTGCCGACCGGGTACGCGGTGATCGTCACCAGGCGGTCCGGCTGGTCGGGGATGGCCCGGATGGCGATCGCTGTGTCGTCGTCGGCGTAGCTGGTGCCGGTGGGGTCCCAGGTGCCGATGTCGGCGTCGGCCAGGTGCTCGGCGAGGCCGGTCAGTAGCCGGCTGGTCCAGCCGTCGCCTGTGGCCACCTCAGTCTCCGATCGTGTCGCGGAGCGGGCCGGCGAGCAGGGCGAGCATGGTGTCCCGCTCGGTGCTCATGGGCTCCTCCAAATATTTGGCCTGCCTGCCCGCATCGTGGCGCCAGGTCAGCTCCTCGTGCTGGCGTGCGGCGTAGGGGCGGTCGTAGGAGACTGCGGCGGCCTGCTCGTCGGCGTCCGTACTGACCTCGCCGGACCGCTCGAGGTCGCCCTCCTCCAACGGGGCCAGAGCTGAGGACACCTGGAGCAGGTGTTCCGCGGCCAGCTCGAGGCCGTCCATGGAGGCGCCTGTGAGTGCGGCGAGGATGCGGTCGTCGTCCCAGCTCAGCTCAAAGGAGTCGCCACGCTCGACGTCCACCGGCTACTCCAGACTCAGCTCTTGGTGCTCGGGGAGGGCGAGGCCGGGGGCGAGCAGCCGGGCAACGGCGATGATCCGGGCCGGGCGGGATCGCCAGGGGATGACGGCGAGGGAGCCCGGCTTGATCTCGGGGTTGAGCGGTGCAAACACCGTGCTGCTGCTGAGGTGCTCGCTGCCGTACGCGTCGACGGTCTGCACGACGACAGCGCGGCGGACGTCCTCGATCACGCACGGGGTGAGGTCGATGGCGTCCGCGTAGGTGTCGCCGTAGGCGCCGGAGCCGGTGTACTGCTGCACCGTGACCGCGGTGGCCATCGCGTCGGGGATGTTGGCGGCGACGAACTCTTCCCACGTCACCAGTTCACCCACCGCTCTCCGGGGCCTTGCCCGGTCAGCCCGGCGGTCTGGAGGGTGAGCCACGCCTGGTCGACGAGCCCATTCGTACGCGGCACCGGGGTAGTGGAGCCGGACGCCTTCGTGACCTGGATCTTGCCGATGGTGAAGTTCGTGGCCGTGGTGGTGACTCCGCCGAGGCCGGTGCTGTCGCCGTCCTGCTGGGCGCCGGCGATCTGCTCCAGTGAGGCCTGCTTGAGTGCGGCGATGACGTCCGCGTTCTCGACGTCGTAAACGGCGCACAGGAGCGCCCGGTCGATCTCCCGGGCTGCCCGGATGAGCAGGGTGTCCGCATTGTCGGGCAGCGGGGACAGGATGTTGGACAGGTCAGCCTGGCTCGCGTACGCACCGGTGGGCGGGGTGGTGAGCGTGCTCCCGTCGACCACCGCGAACGCCCCGTAGACGATGTCGGTGACCGGGCCGGACACCGACACGCTGTACGTCCACTGGCCGGTGCTCCCGGGGGCGAACGTGGCGGCCCGGTAGACGCCCGTGGACGGCGTGGAGACCGCGGGGACCACGGGACTGCCGGTCGCCGGGGTGGCTGTGAAGACGACGGTGGCCCCGGCGGTGAGCGCCCCGTCCCGGTCGTAGACGGTGTGCTCCAGGTTCACCCCGGCGCCGAACACGTATCTGGGCACGGGCGCCTCCAGGAGGTCAGGTCGGTGGTCGTCCGGTGGAGAGCGTCCTGGGCCGGGAGGCTGTGGAGAGCGTGGGTGGCCTGGACGTGGTGCGGAGCGTGCTGGTCGGGGAGGAGACGACCGGGGGCACCACGGTGGCGGTGGCGGTCAGGGTCCCGACGGCTGCCAGTGTGGCTGTGGTGCTGGTCTCCCGGGCGCCGACGCCGGTGAGGGTTGCGACCGCGGCGAGGAGGCCGGTGTCGACCGCGGTCAGCGTCGCGGTGGCGGTGAGCCCGCCAGTGCCGGCCAGCACCGCGGTCGCTGGCTGAACCCGTTCGCCAGCGGCGGTCAGGGTCCCGGTGGCGGCGAGGGTGGCCGTGGTGACCGCGGTACGGTCTCCGGCCGCCGTGAGCCCGCCGGTCGCGGCCAGGGTGGCGGAACCCTCGACGGGGGTATCCCCGGCGACGAAGTCGAGGTCGACGAAGTAGCCGCCGTTCGATCCGGCTCCGGTGGCCGGGTAGCTGAGCCCGACGCCGATGGTGAACGTGGCCTGCCTCAGCGTGCCGAGCCCGGCCGGGTCGTCTCCGGCGGCATCAGCGACCAGGTCGCCGTTGACGATGTCGCTGTCGTGCACGCCCGCCGAGTACACGTACCGGCCGGCGCTGGAGTGGGTAGCGGGGCGGTAGAGAACCCCGGCAGTGATGGGCACGGGGCTGTCGAAGGTGATGCTGTTCCAGCCGCCCGCGCTCGGGGGCCCGGCCAGCGTCTTCTGCGCCAGCTCCGTCCCGGCGGGGGTGGGGTCGTCGGCGGCGTCGACCTGGTAGAGCGCCCCGATGTAGGTGCCGCTGACCGTGTCGGTGGTGTACCAGCGGACACCGGTGGCGTAGCCGTCGACCGTGGCCCGGACGGTGGTGCCGAAGGTGATGCCTGGTGTGCCGTCGTCGGCGTCCGTGATGGTCGGCACCTGGTCGGTGAACACATGCTGGACCTGGCCCGGGATCTCCCCATCGGCGGTGAGCGCACCGGTCGCAGCCAGCGTGGCGGTGGCGTCGGTGGTACGGAGGCCGCTGGAGGCCAGGGCGCCAGTCGCCGCCAGCGTGGCTGTCGCCTCCTGGACGCGTTCGCCGGCGGCAGTCAGAGTGCCAGTGGCGGCCAGCGTCGCTGCGGCGGCCTGGGTTCGTTCGCCAGCTGCGGTCAGGCCGCCGGTAGCGGCGAGCGTGGCCGTCGCCTCCTGGGTGCGTACGCCGGTAGCGGTCAGCGTGCCGGTGCCCGCCAGGTCCGCCGTGGTGCTGGTCTCCCGGGCCGCCGTGCCCGTGAGTGCACCGGTCCCGGTGAGCGTGGCGGTGGTGATGGCGTCTCGGGTGGCCGTGCCCGCGAGTGCGCCGGTGCCCGTCATGGTGGCCGTGCCGACGCCGGTAAGGACGGCTGTGCCAGCCAGGGCACCGGTGCCGGCGAGAGTGGCTGTTCCGGCGCGGTCCGCTGTGGCCGTGCCGGTGAGCGTGCCCGTGCCGGCCAGAGTGCCACTGCCGCTCTGGATGCCGAGGGTGTTGAAGTTGTCGACAAACGCAAAGTTGGCTGTGCCGCTGCCGCGCTGCGCCTCGAAGATCAGCCGGAGATCGGTGTCGGACGTCCACACGGGTGCGGCCAGGGTGCGCCGGGAGGTCCACGTCGTACCGTCCGGCGCCGTGCTCCAGACGATGTTCCCGCCGGTCTTTTCGATCTTGAGCCACTTGTGCGTAGTGGCCGAGTACGTGACCGACGCCGCGCCGCCATCGAAGTAGCCGACGTTGGACTCGAAACGCAGATCACCACTGACCGCGTCGATGCTGCACGCCAGGTTGGTGCCGTCGGTGATCGACAGCACCGCCAGCCTGGTCAGGCAATAGTCCGATGCACCAGCAGCCGCCGCGGCGGTGACCTCGGCATACACGGTGTCCAGGCTGTAGATCGCCTCGGACAGGATGCCCGCGAAGTCGGGTGTGCCACCGGTCTGCGAGACGGGGACCCGGCCGCGGCCAGCGGAGACGTCGGCGCCGTAGGAGTTGTCCCATGGCGGCACCGAAAGGGATGGCCCCGGGAAGGTGTCGGTGACAGTGCTGGTGGCTGGCATCCAGGCTCCCCGGGGCTTGGTGGGTCAGGCGGCCAGGCCGCCCTGCGTAGCCGTCACCGTGACCGTCAACGTGTCACCATTCGCGACTGCCTTGCTGCTGGCGAGCGCCCCGGACGACATGAAGTTGCCGGACGACGACGCATCCCACTCGCTGATGTGGGAGATCGTCTCCGAGCCCGCCGACCACGACGTCCACGACACTGCCGTCGCCGTGCTCGACCGGTTCGTCGACACCGTAGATGGCGCCGCGAATGTCAACGCCTTCCGCGTCGTCTCCGCGCTCGCGTTGCTCGTCCCGGCAGCTCCAGGGTCACCTGTGTGCAGCTTCGCGTGCGCCGTATACGCCGTGAAGTTGGTCGCCCGCCTGACGTTCAGCACCGAGTCCGCGTACGTCGTGCTCAGCCCTGTGGTCACTCCGACACCAGCCCTTCCAGGTGCGTCAGCAGCGCACCGCCGCGCAGGGTTTCAGCCCCTGCCGTCTGCGTGTTGCAGGTGCCGTCCGGGCATCCCACGGCCCGGCAACAGTCCAGGTGCCGGTAGAGACCCGGCTCCACCAGCTGAGCGACCGCCAGCGCCTTGATCTCCGGGCTGTGGTCGCTGCCCAGGACGATCGCGATGACGTCCTGGCCCGGGCGGTCGTCCCGGCCCGGGTCCGCGCCGATCGTGTGTCGGGGGTGGTCGTCGACCAGGCCGCAGGTGTCGCACACCCTGGTCGGGCGGTCGCCGCCGATGTTCTTGTGCATCAGCCCCTCCAGGGCGGTTGGAACGGTGCGGGCCCAGCCAGATCAGCCAAGGACCAGGCCCGCACCGAGATCAGGTCAGAATGCAGAGCGGCACACCGGCAATCGCCGTGAGCGCACCGAGAGTCGCCGGCGCGGTGTCGGTCAGCGATGAATCCGACGTCGCCGACAGGATGAGCTCGCCGCTGATGAGCGCCGCGGACTCGACCGCGTTGTGCAGAGCCACACCGGCCAGGGTCGGCGGGGTGGTGGCCTTGACCATGATTCCGGCGCGGTACCAGCCGGTCTCCGTGATCGCGGCCGGCGTGCCGAGCGCCTTGGTCATCTTCGTGTTCGCTGCCCACGCGGTCGACGTCTGGTCGGCGGTCTGGCCGACCAGCGCCCCGTCCGGGTCGTACAGCGCGAACCACCAGTTCGTCGGTACGGAGGCCGCGGTGGTGGCGCTGACGAAGGTGATGCTGGTGACCGTGTCGCCCTGGAACAGGTAGATCGGCACCGTGGACAGGACCTGGGTGGTGAGCACGGACGCGTTGGAGACTGCCGCCCGGCGGGGCATGTTGGTCCGGTACATGTCGTCCGTCGGGTCGATACCGGGGTACCGCTCCCGGGACTGCGCCACGAACGAACCCATCTCGTCGCGGATGTTGCCGGTGAAGTCACCGTGAACAGTCACTTTGCGTCCCCTTCGGGCTCGGCGGACCGCTCGGCGAGCTGGTCGCGGGTGAGTGCTTCGGCCTCGGCGGGGTCGACGCCCTGGGCGACCGCGTAGGCGACCCAGTCGGCTTTGGACGCGGACTTGGCGGGCCGCTTCGGCGCGTCAGGGTCGGCCGGGTCGTCCGCGGGTGCTGGGGCGGGCGCGGGTTCGTCGAGCCGGGTGACCCGGTAGGCGTGGCGACCGAAGTACGCCAGCGCCTGCCGGGACGGCTCACCCTCCGCGACGCCCTGGTTGAACAGCACACCGACGACCAGGCCGGTGACCCGCGTGGGTGCCTTGATGCGGTATCGGGGCATGGTTCAGACCTTGATCTTCCGGAGCACGCCGCAGCTCTTGGTGTTCTTCAACACCACCGCGGTCGGGCCCATCTCGATCTCGCCGGACTTGAGCGCACCGGCGGTGGAAAAGTCGGGCATCCACGTCTCGGTCAACGGCTTGCCGGCCACCGACGCGGCGTGCAACGAATCCAGACCGAACGTGACCGCATAGATGTCGGTCAGGTTGGTGATGGTGCTGCCGCCGCCACCCTCGTCGGCGTCGGCCGAATAGATCGGGATGATCGGGTTGGCGCCGGTCATGCCGTTGCCCATGTCGATCAAGGCCCAGTCGCCGTACCGCTCGATCTTCCGGCCGAGGTCGTCCTTCTCCGCCGTGTACATCCCGGCCCAGCGCGCCAGAGCGCGGATGCGGGTGATGGAGCGCGTGTTGCCGAGGATGGCCTTCACGCCGGGCGGCAGCGCGCCGGCCGCACCGAGGTCGCCGCCGCCGGTCTTCGACGGGGTGATCCCGGACAGGAACGTGTCCAGGTGGTCCAGACCGGCCATGGCCAGCGCCTGGGTGATGACCGTGGCCTGGGTCCAGTCCAGGTACCCGGCCGTGACGGAGTGGTCGAGCGGGTCGTACTCGGTGGCGGTACCGGTGAGGCTTTTGTCCAAGCCGTCGAAGCCGTTGACGTCCACGGCCACATCGCCGTTGATCAGCTCTTCGAGCCACTTCTGCTGAGTGGCGGTGAGGAGCTGCTGCATCTGGAACGTGACCTCGTTGGTGGCCGCCTGGCCGAGGTTCGCCAAAACCCGGTCGATCGTGAATGCGCCACCGTGTGGCTTGAGGTCGACGTCGTAGCGGGTGCGCTGCGCCTGTCCGGCGGTGTACTCGCTGCCGATGGCACGGAATGCAGCGGACCGCGGCGTGGTGAGGCGGGTATAGCCGTAGGTCAACGTGCCACCGCCGGTGGGGTTGACCGTGTCATCGAACACGATCTGGTCCAGGACCCAGGAGTAGCGCCGCAGGTTGTCGATCACCGCGAAGTTGATGTCGTCCTGGACGTTCACCTGGGCCTGGGCGAGAGTGATAGCCACCTGGGCTACCTCCTGTCAGGTCAGAGGGCTATTGCTGCATGCGGGCCGCGATTGCGGCGCCGAG includes these proteins:
- a CDS encoding minor capsid protein; protein product: MATGDGWTSRLLTGLAEHLADADIGTWDPTGTSYADDDTAIAIRAIPDQPDRLVTITAYPVGTNLPGLADHRTGVQIRLRAGPDPRDCDDLADAVFDALDGASGLVWGDIPVVSVSRTSYTSLGQDGSRRWERSENFFVDAMRPTANNTD
- a CDS encoding phage tail protein; protein product: MALKLGELVAILRTDNRQLEKGLDDGRRKARQTGQAMEGDAATAAAGIARRWGDAGRRGGEEFTRGADGRLRDGRGRFVSAGTEFGDALSQGIGAGARVAVGSLQDVQSGLSQVAGPLGTIAPMIAGVGAAALFAAPAIGVFGGMLGSLPGIIGGLGALTGVLGLGFMGLDDAFKKTGGSGGSGGAMVDTAYQIAQAERRVRDANEEVLASQENLTRARQRAKETQDDLRRAEERAAENLRDLASDLEGAQLSQERAAMRVTEAQAEYNKALGKGDPKAIVEADLALREAKHSAKEAADRVEDLGQEQAEAAKKGVKGSDEVKAAQERHRAATDEVAAARKRERAAVEGVADAEHALAQARKSGGGGGGGGAGQAITKLAPAAEAAVRAIKKLKPAFEELRLHVQEKLFAGVGPQITKLADAWKGTLKERLGSMATTVNGIFHTAAESASKPKFIENMNTGMAAFERLVGKVGGALSGPFVDAWGRLSAAAAPFIDALGDEFSGLIKDFSTWIQEADDSGKLESFFKTAAGFFRQVMSIGKTVVGIVGELFGIIWGSAEEKNPLDSFQGALEKVRAWLADPENQKKIQDFWTKLTDYTSKFIELMEKIGPIVGPVMTVVGVAVDLAAEKIEAIKNVIGAVGDAISWVGKNAPKWWQKVKDAAGAAKDWVVGKWDAMMTWFEKLPGKISKKASGMWNGIKTAFKSAINYVIDGWNGLSFGIPGGSFMGMSWPPMRLDTPNIPRLAQGGIVPATPGGRLAVIGEGGQDEAVIPLSRLQQMLGRTVLELRSSGSAVDDFLIEILRGAIKPRGGNVQVVLGQ
- a CDS encoding phage tail tube protein; its protein translation is MSTTPTTRVTDLSRTHRLDIDTATYPTSSYFQLMGIEELKLAETVRTEDDEAYEDDGAERDAVTGYGWQLEVKLAYSTTLTGSAIDTQHAFLRAKFKALRAASAQACEFGARIYNRDGLDDGHSSEGRVYVKEWKQSGGKGRRVIDIVLKGQGGLSDITNPAGSALPAITSLSPATAGTAAGGLIQIFGYQLTGATAVTFGGVAATNFVVVNDGLIVATKPALTAGTRDAVVTTPAGASPNTTADDLVIS
- a CDS encoding phage tail fiber protein, which translates into the protein MTTGLSTTYADSVLNVRRATNFTAYTAHAKLHTGDPGAAGTSNASAETTRKALTFAAPSTVSTNRSSTATAVSWTSWSAGSETISHISEWDASSSGNFMSSGALASSKAVANGDTLTVTVTATQGGLAA
- a CDS encoding DUF4082 domain-containing protein → MPATSTVTDTFPGPSLSVPPWDNSYGADVSAGRGRVPVSQTGGTPDFAGILSEAIYSLDTVYAEVTAAAAAGASDYCLTRLAVLSITDGTNLACSIDAVSGDLRFESNVGYFDGGAASVTYSATTHKWLKIEKTGGNIVWSTAPDGTTWTSRRTLAAPVWTSDTDLRLIFEAQRGSGTANFAFVDNFNTLGIQSGSGTLAGTGTLTGTATADRAGTATLAGTGALAGTAVLTGVGTATMTGTGALAGTATRDAITTATLTGTGALTGTAARETSTTADLAGTGTLTATGVRTQEATATLAATGGLTAAGERTQAAAATLAATGTLTAAGERVQEATATLAATGALASSGLRTTDATATLAATGALTADGEIPGQVQHVFTDQVPTITDADDGTPGITFGTTVRATVDGYATGVRWYTTDTVSGTYIGALYQVDAADDPTPAGTELAQKTLAGPPSAGGWNSITFDSPVPITAGVLYRPATHSSAGRYVYSAGVHDSDIVNGDLVADAAGDDPAGLGTLRQATFTIGVGLSYPATGAGSNGGYFVDLDFVAGDTPVEGSATLAATGGLTAAGDRTAVTTATLAATGTLTAAGERVQPATAVLAGTGGLTATATLTAVDTGLLAAVATLTGVGARETSTTATLAAVGTLTATATVVPPVVSSPTSTLRTTSRPPTLSTASRPRTLSTGRPPT
- a CDS encoding major capsid protein, translated to MAITLAQAQVNVQDDINFAVIDNLRRYSWVLDQIVFDDTVNPTGGGTLTYGYTRLTTPRSAAFRAIGSEYTAGQAQRTRYDVDLKPHGGAFTIDRVLANLGQAATNEVTFQMQQLLTATQQKWLEELINGDVAVDVNGFDGLDKSLTGTATEYDPLDHSVTAGYLDWTQATVITQALAMAGLDHLDTFLSGITPSKTGGGDLGAAGALPPGVKAILGNTRSITRIRALARWAGMYTAEKDDLGRKIERYGDWALIDMGNGMTGANPIIPIYSADADEGGGGSTITNLTDIYAVTFGLDSLHAASVAGKPLTETWMPDFSTAGALKSGEIEMGPTAVVLKNTKSCGVLRKIKV
- a CDS encoding DUF7426 family protein is translated as MATKLGALNEFFSPGLVLTAPDRDKVQREYTIPLASAELGLWCRTIATARSREDVDEADLPELPGKMTLAQRVLGTAYDEMVRDGVPDAYIEFCSATAFIWISVGETEAETYWLAGGDPNVLRPGNNRAEKRALERAGGTSTAADGETKPPASTSGTTSRPRRKSRRGR